tcgccgctttataagcttctcataaaataatgtttctgaaaatcaaatactgtaagatacatatgtataaaatatttatttatgcacagCTCTCATGCTGTAttcttgtaaaaataaaaaatatagaaaaataaataaataaaaaataagtacaaaagGTTTTATGCCGTTAGGCAATTTCTGTCACAAAACTCTTGGGTGAATATAAGAAAAGGAATAAGAGAAGACAGTCtactgaataaaaattaaattaggtttaataaaaagaataataaatacaataatcccaattgataattatgatatatacataaatacacacaAAATGCACTTACATAACATATCACTTATAAATATGCATACacattatgtttgtaattaattataacccatatttatagaaaataaatcatACACATCAATGTATCTGTTCCGTGAGAAAGAAAATATGTTTCTGTCAAGCTTTTTTAACGATGTCATTGTTTAATTAAACCaagatgatttattttataataataaatttatatttgctgtGCTCAATTCGTTAAACTGTTGTATAtgccttataaaaataaacaactcaATCATtgctattcattatttattttatgcaattcGGATTCGTACTAGTGATTATAATCAGTAGACGTAAGGTCCGCCGCAGCCGCAGCCGCAACGTCCAGCGATGGAGACAGCACCAGCAGCAGCAGCGGTGCCGCCGAACTCTACTGCACCGATGATGGGCACCTGACCGGCGACGGCGGTGGTACCAGCCACGGGCAGCTCACCAGCCACAGCCACGTTGCCGATGCCAGCACCACCGTAACCACCAAGACCGTCATAACCAAAAGCTCCGTAACCAAGACCGCCATAGCCGAATCCATCATAACCAAGACCGCCATAGCCGAAACCGTCGTAGCCGAGACCGGCGTAACCGATGCCACCTAGACCGCATCCACCCCAACCGGCATATCCAATATCTCCGTAGCCGTAACCAAGACCGGCGCCATAGTAGCCGGTACCGAGGCACGCACTGTAGGCATtctgaaacaaatataatattctaagttaatatatttcaaacttgATTCTTTACTTTTCTAAAGGTTTTCTTTTGATAGAAAAacatataacaattatataagtttaataaGGCTTTACTAAAGTGATTCATATATCAGGTTTGTTACTTACGTGGATGAGGCAAGCCTGAACGCAGAGGAAGAGGAAAGCGAGAGTAGACATGTTTATTTCTACTGGAGACTCACTGCAGAATGATAGTACCTGACTGCCACGTCGCTTTTATAcctgttatatttaatgtatttacttaatttaatatttatttgtttaatttcataattatatgttattgataataatactaCTATATTGCACGTAGCTGCAGGTAGTCGATGAGTTGCTCAACTTCGTTCTCTCGTTAATTATGTTTGGTATATCTGGACAGTTTCAACTCAAGGTCACGGGTTGCACAACTGTAATTATGATTAGGGTAATGCGTCGTATAACACTATCACGAACCCTTCCATATAAAATAGCCCCATTTCGTCAGGAAATCATTCTGGTTTCTATTTTCGCTGAAACATCAACAGTATCCAACATGTCTGCTAAAGCCGTACTTGCCTTTTGCGCTTCGGCGTTGATGGTTCAGGTGAGATCCCCtacaattttatatctatattacaCTGTtgcatactttttatttttatttcgaataaaatatcaACTTCTTGGTTTCTCTTTCTTAAGGAATTGCTTATGcactatttaattatatctgacTATACAAGtactattattttatgagtctaatagaaagaaaaataattgactGTGTCATACACGTGATATATGTTGaaagctaaaataaaacaaggtacataaaatatattccatgtCCGAACCGCGAAAACGAGgtgatcatttatttattattaaagttaatgttACTGATATTAACTTCTTTTAATTCTAGAGCGCTGTAAGCAGTTGTCTTGGACGCCTCGGAACTGGCTGGGGCTATGGCGGTCTCGGCTACGGAGGTCTCGGCTGCGGAGGGTGGGGCTACGACGGATTTGGTTATGGTGGTCTCGGCTACGCTGGATTAGGTTACGGCGGTCTTGGCTACGCTGGATTAGGTTACGGCGGTCTTGGCTACGATGGATTCGGATGTGGCGGACTCGACGCTGCCTACGGTGGTGGTCTTGGCGTCTCCAGCGCTTCCCCCATGGCCCCTACTGGTCTTGCTGTGGCTTCTGAAAATGTATACGAGGGT
This Manduca sexta isolate Smith_Timp_Sample1 unplaced genomic scaffold, JHU_Msex_v1.0 HiC_scaffold_1149, whole genome shotgun sequence DNA region includes the following protein-coding sequences:
- the LOC115439780 gene encoding chorion class CA protein ERA.1-like; protein product: MSTLAFLFLCVQACLIHNAYSACLGTGYYGAGLGYGYGDIGYAGWGGCGLGGIGYAGLGYDGFGYGGLGYDGFGYGGLGYGAFGYDGLGGYGGAGIGNVAVAGELPVAGTTAVAGQVPIIGAVEFGGTAAAAGAVSIAGRCGCGCGGPYVY
- the LOC115439762 gene encoding chorion class B protein M2410; translated protein: MSAKAVLAFCASALMVQSAVSSCLGRLGTGWGYGGLGYGGLGCGGWGYDGFGYGGLGYAGLGYGGLGYAGLGYGGLGYDGFGCGGLDAAYGGGLGVSSASPMAPTGLAVASENVYEGPVAVAGNLPFLGTVEVAGEFPTAGAGAVSYGCGDGAVGIAAEGPIGAAVGPAYGYGGLGGFGVGLGYGGYGLGYAGIGARGCGCGCGAWY